The genomic segment TTTTAGGCATTCAGTGCAgtagatcaaagggaaatgagtggattttcagtaagaatcagggacttgctgtcagggtcagtgacccccattagataGCTAGAAAAacgtagaagtggaaggcaaatactttgaaaactatagaaaataaataatgaagaccagttgcaaagctgctaggaatagggcatgctattacatactaaaagttaatgtaatggtgaaccacctctttaataatAAGCATGATGGTATAGTGTGTGATTGTAGAGTAAAGAACTGAACATTTACAATagataaatatatgaaatctatAATATGGCAGAAACCTTGTGTaagataaaaatgattttttagaggATTTTGGATTTAtggtttacaaataaaaaaatgtaagtgttttatattcatataatataaagtgcttttgcttcagaaacactgctaaattatatataaataaggttCTATGCATCCATAGATTAAAAGAGCAAAAAAGGTATATCACGGATATCAGATAAGCTGtgcagaataaaggtggccatatatcggctgataaaagctgctggccTGAGCCGGAagtttatttgcccatgtatggggccctcagatgggcctaccagaccaatatctggcccAAAATTAGTCAGATATCAATTGGGGAGGTTCAAAAATCCCATTTGGGTATGGAGCACATCAGCACATTGATGCAGTGCTCGTCTTGATGACCTGTATCCTGTCTGTGTGATTCAGTTATTTGGCTATTAGCCAAATAATCAGATCAGTTTAATATCACCTACCTCAAGGTAGTTATGTCGGGGAAAGCTTTGCTCGTTTGACAAGCtagccaaataagtggatctttcaGTGCACAGCTtaagaatacaatggttttaatTCTCACACAGAAAGATAAACAGAAGTCGGATACCATTTATGGCTCTCTCTTAAGCTACAGAATGAAAACCTTTtatcatttaatattttaaatgttttttaaatatttaatttattcttTTAACTGAGGAACCATGTACCATTTTTATTCTTCTAGATCAGTGATCATGCTTCTTATAGAAGAAAAGTATAGATCAGTTGCTCAGTTGTTACTATCCTCTGGTACCTGTTCACGTTGTGTCCTCCGCTTCTGCCGTGTTGGGTCTCCAGCTCCTTACAGGCTTCCATACAAGGTATTTAgcttttataaatacaattttacactGTGTATGTATTGAGAATAAATATGCAGTACTGCTTGGTAATTTTTGTCAGGAAAAGATTAATGAAAACCATCATTAAAGTTATGCTTAACACTAATAGATATTTAAATTCAGTACAATAGAATTTAGTACAAGTCTTTCCTACAGTGCCAGCTTTCCCATAAAAGCACAATATTTGATGGAATTTTGGCTCATATAGGCAAGAACATCATGTGTCCGCTCTAACTCTATAGTTAATGCTCTCACTTGCtatgtgtttgtatttttttagtttctCCCATTAAGGCAAGGGCCCACATAATCCGATTTCTTCTGTTTGCTCTTTGTACACGGACATAGCAAAGTGGATATGATTTCATGTGCTCACCCTTGTAGCTTCATTGACAGGTCCGTCATTGGCCTGTGTGATGCTACACAGAGTGGAGATTGGTTCAAAAAACCCAAAccatgcatttttgcaccaacCTCTGCTCtttgtagctccacacaggctggCACTGGACCTATCTACTCGGCTACAGGGGTAAGAAGATCTGCTGAGACAATCTACTATGTGTGCCCTTGCCCCTGGAGCTCTGTAAACTTGGTTAAACTGTGTGGGAAGAAACAGGAGAGTGTTTCAAGACATGTCGGGTGCCTGCAGAGGTTAGCTAAATCAGGAATAGAGAGACATGGGTAAAATTATCAGGGGCCAACAGACTGCCTCCCTAATTAATAGTAAATTGGGGCAGCCATTGTGGGCTTAGAGCTCAAACCTCACTAGACTACTGTATGCCTGGAATTAACTATGGGCACCCAAGTAACCTGacattaatatttctttttttattttatttaggagGTAACTAACGAGCTGCAGAAGTACCTGTCACAGGGTGATCCAGCTGGAGAAAATGATGCTCCGCCTAACAAGAAAGTCAAGCTTGAAGACACCACTTCAAATGAACATGTGGGGAACAGTGAGGATGTTAATGGTTCTCAGGTTGTAGGAATCTGTACTCTGTGCTTAGGAATACTTCAACAGTTCTGTGAACCAGAGTTTATTAAAAAGGTAACTCATAATTATGGTGACACAATAGGGCAGCTCTAATTAAAtgtgaagttagagctcaccacagtaaaaagaaattttagaggtgtatttaccaaatagtgaactctaactttcacccattgataaatacgcctctaaAAATACCACATAAAATAAACTGCTAAACTACAAAGCTTTGTTACTGTCTTTATTAAAATTTCTGCATCTTCTACGTATCTttaggttaaaaaataaaaaaccataaATATGAATTAGATCCCTATCACAGTCATGCATATTAAAATTGGCAATACACAGGGCGATAAAAgctgttggcagcttattggcccgtgtaaaGTGCCCTCAGACGGGTCTGCCCGAAAAATATCTGGCAGAAAAGTCGTTCAGGAGATTTAAAAATTCCATTGAGAATGCATCAACTCATAGATGTCGTCTTCTGCTTGATAGCCTGCATCCTATCAAtgtgatctgatcgtttggcctgaGGGCTAAGTGATCGGATATCACCCAGCTTAAGGTGGGCATTTCAAGGAATGATCTGCTTTGTGGATCATTTAATATATGGGCAGCTTAAGTGGGAATCAAAGCAATAGCCTAAAAAGGTCCTGTCTTATAGTATatgcatgtgtgtgctaatgCAGCCCTCTGCAATAAAAATCTATGGTTTGCATTTTTCACTTACCTGGGGACAAGCAAATTGGTCAAAGGAGGACTTCAGGTTCTGGAGGAGGGTTGCCATGGGGTGCAAAATGGCAGGGACAGGACTGTGGTGGGGTGCTACAAATGCTAGGACAACAGTAGAGGTGTAGATTTCATGTGCCTGCTGCTGGCATGGGCCCTTGGGGTGAAACTGAAGTAATGAAATTgaaactgaaattttttttattttttatttttttgcaggtgTTTGTGAAAATAAATTCCGCTGGCTATGAATTGAAAGATTTTGTTTTCTCAGTATCTTTGCCTGCACAGCTTTCAGTCCGAGAGGTAAAGTTTTATCTCATTTTTATTTCCTGTATTGCTGTAACTAGGTTAAATTTCCTGACAACATGGTTTTAAGAATTGCCATATACCTACCTATACATAGATGTCATAATTATGATAAAGGTGTATCTtccattttttaaacaaacagggagaaATAAGAGCACAAattgtgtgcacagaacattttATCTCTGTATTCCTTTATATAGTAAGTGACTTGAGATTTTCTCACTTCTTCTTTTTGTACGGGGAACATTTTCAGAACAATAACAAATTGGGGGTTAAACAGTCCCTGggattaagattttttttccccaaatgttGATATATATGCCTCTTTGTTTACAAAGTTAGTCATCTTGCTGAAGGGTTTCTCAGGAGATGAAGCATCTGCTCTGTTAATAAAATATTTGGATCAAATTAAATCTGTAGTTCATACAGCAATTTACTTCAATTGAGCGACAATGTATATTGTTTACACGCAggcttgttttctttttttgaaaaattcagCAGGGGGCACTCTAATACAGCAAAGGtaatatatgtacacacacacacacatatttagtTAGATTTTTAGTtagatttatataatataaatgtagttAATTTTGTATATGAAATTTAGTAAACTACTGCAGGAATaatcagtatttaaaaaaaaaacaaaaaacaaaaaatgttgaaCATGCATGTTTAGAATTATGGCACTAAATTAATCAACTTTGTAATATGTCTGTTAAAGCTTTTGTACCTGCTCTGAGATAGGACAGCTGAACTTCAAGGGAGATTGCGATCTAGGGAAAGGAGAGAAAGCTGCAGAAACGATCACCTGTATCTTAAAGCAGGTACAAAAGCTTTAATAgacatatattacaaagttgtTTAATTTAGTACTAAGAATCTATACATGAACTTAAAAACATTACatccccttaaaaaaaaatatacagaaaataatagttGTGGTATGCCCAATGATAAACACTGTTTTGCAAGGTCCTTgactttaattactttttaaggTCTTAATTAGGAGTTGTTGCCTGTTGATAATTAAGGGAAGTGGCATACGCGGCACTGTGTTTTGCAAAAggcgccaaagtttcctctcaaggctacTTTGCCAAATcgcagcgctgcgtatgccatcccactggcgatttacattctagccagtgggatgtcatTGCGGGGAGAAaaccacacaggcagcataggccaggcagagtatggcgcctGCGACATCGGAGATTAGTCGCATTGTGACAAATCTCCGATGTCGCAGGCGCCAATCTTCCCATGTGTCACGGCCGTAAAGagctttaaataataaataaataaagagctaAAATTTCCTGATGCCTCAAAATTTGGACTGTCTGAAGGCTCTGAAAATGACTGCAAAGGACCAGGAAAGTTTGGCTGACATTGGAGGTTGCACTAATTCACAGTGCAGTGTTGCTTGCACAAACTGCTtggaaaaattagaaaaaaagccTTACCAGGATCTAGGTGGCGTACCTTGATCTGGTCCTAAAATCTTTTTGGGGGGCCTGGTGTACACCCTTCCACAAACTCCCCACCCACTTCCGCCCACCTCGTAACTTGCTCTTTAAAGAGAGTTCAGAATAAGTTCAGAAGGCGCTGGTTAGGTTAAACTACCAAATGGCAGAGCCCATGGTCCAGGCCCCCTTGTAGCCAGCccatccccccacccccccagtaacTGCTGCATAGTTATGCTACTGCTGCAACCTCACCATAATTGTCTGATTATAAAAACGTGTAGTGAACTGATAGATTAAAAATGTAATGCTTTAGCAATGTCCATATATATGTTTTACAGGGGTACATATTAAGTTTCTTGTGTGCTGACTTATGTCAATTGTCAGCTTAAATCAGGGTACAAGGCCATAAATAATGACttcatatacatgtatataccaCTCCCAAAATGATTGTGTAAGCCGCTTTGCTCACCTTCACGGCAATTGTTTTTCTTTGCCACTTCCTGGTTCTAGGGCTGCAGTGAGTCATGGTATACATACGTCATTAAATATCTTTCAAGGGATTCCCCTTTTTTCTCCCTAAAGGAGGGAGAGTTCTCAAGTGTGTGTGTTTCTGCATTTCGTGTACAACACTGCTTAGCATTTTACTCATTATCACTGATATGGTTTTCATGATTTGTTCTTCAATTAATCAGCCTGGTTTTCACATCTTTGGTGTGCTAATGGTTagggtatggtgatcaaaattactgaaggaccccttatccagaataaccAAGGTCCCAAAAATACCAAAATCAGTTGCATAAATAAGTACTGGTAAAAATATTTTCCCTCCTTCCCTGCTGGGCAGAATACCATAGAGTAGAATGAAAGTTCCAGGCCCCCTTGTGGTTGCCGGGCCTGCGGTATTGTAATTACctcactgcagaaaataaatcCCCTACCTGTAATGTGAAACAAGCTCTCAAAGCCAGTCTCTAAAGGAAGGTTTCTGCTGataggtaaagaaaaaaaaggcatgtaaacattttttttattaaagggacactatcttATTTAAGTGCCTTAGGGGAGGAAtacggttgccacctgtccagttttgacacGGTTTTTGGAAAGGCTGTCGGGGTCAAAACCGTTTGCCCCATTTTTCTAATTAGGAAAAATGGGCAGGACTCGCTGAGACTGACGCAGCAATCGGCAATCactcagtgatgtcactgccctgcctcttccccgtcCCGGAGATGTtgccacctgccccctgcctggcaagaaaagccggcagaggtggcaaccttaggGGGAAGCCCTtccaaagatttattttttagcagagtgaaagaaaatgtaaaagcaaCTTTTCATTATACATTCATTGCAAATTGTCAGTGATttttaagggattttttttctaCTGAAAACCGATTGTTTCTTGCCATTCTCTCCTCTGATGCTGCTGGCTACTTATACTATTGTAATTAGTTTTCCAGCAGCCAAAACTACGGTTCTACAATTCCCATAGTCTCCTGCATGTTttgacattaaaggggttgttcaccttcaacttaacttttagtatgatgtaaagagtgctattctgagacaatttgcaatgggtcATTTTTACTatatgtggtttttaaattatttaacttttttatgtagcagctctccagtttgaaatttcagtaatatctggttgctagggtctgtttccctagcaaccaggctgggagagactggaatattaatagtagATGGCCCAAATAGAAAGGTAacataaaaagtaaaagtaacaataaaattgtaaccttacagagcaatagttcggcgcatccctaaaaaatatgaagaccagttgaaaagctaCTTAGAAttagctattctataacatactaaaagttagcttacaggtaaaccacccctttaacagaccTGAAAAGAAGAATAACTAAAGCATGGGCATATCTATAGGGCTCACCACTGGCCATCAGAATGAAATACTGCTGGTCTAAATTCATTTCTTTGGGATTTTGGGGAACTTATTTACCAATGGGTGAGAAATGTGCCTTTTAAATGATTAGAGTGATGGAATTTCACTCTGCTCGACTTTGAGAACTCTAGTTTTACTCTCTTTTTAGATATGCCCCATTATGGAAAATTGACTCCTGGCTGGTAGATTGctgttatattgttttattcagcTATGAGTtttggggggtattatacatgaaatagccactgttttattatagcTACTGTGTTATTCTGCTGTGAATTctggggggcattatacatggaacagCCACTGTTTTTATTCtactatgagttctgggggggcattatacatgaaataGCCACTGTTTTATTCTGCTATGAGTTTTggagggtattatacatgaatagccactgttttattctgctatgagttctgggggatAATATAAATGGAAATGCCGCTGTGCCATACCACCATCCGGGGCGTGGTTTCTTGGAGGTGTGGCTTCCAAATTGGGCGTGACCTAAATATTTTCTGCCTGTCCCCGGATTTCACTATGAAAATGGGGTCACCTTAGTATAAAAGCGAATTAGttacacttatttattgtctTTACTGTCAAGTTAATCTGAAATCCAGAAAGTTCAGTATTAATTCTGCAACATCTTTAGCACAACCGGAGActtctcatagttacatagttacatagttacatagttacatagggttgaaaaaagaccagtgtccatcaagttcaacccatccaagtaaacccagcacacttaacccacacctaccaatccacactcacatacatacactatacacaCAACCACTAGTaccaactgtagatattagtatcacaatagccttggatattctgattgatcaagaactcatccaggcccctcttaaaggcattaacagaatctgccattaccacatcactaggaagggcattccataacctcactgccctcaccgtgaaaaaccacctacgctgcttcaaatggaagctcctttcctctaatctataggggtgacctctggtgcgctgattgtttttatgggaaaaaagaacatcccccaactgcctataatcccctctaatgtacttgtacagagtaatcatgtcccctcgcaagcgcctcttttccagagagaacaaccccaacctcgacagtctcacctcatagtttaaatcttccatccccttaaccagtttagttgcacgtctctgcactctctccagctcattaatatccttcttaaggactggagcccaaaactgcactgcatactcaaggtgaggccttaccagggacctataaaggggcaaaattatgttctcatcccttgagtcaatgcccttttttatacaagacagcactttatttgctttagtagccacagaatgacactgcctggcattagacaacttgttatcaacaaaaacccctagatccttctccattaaggaaacccccaacacactcccattcagtagatagtttgcgtttatattatttctaccaaagtgcataactttgcacttatcaacattgaacctcattttccagtttgctgcccagttatctaattttgtcaaatcgctctgcaaagcggcagcatcctgcatggaacttatagttttgcacaatttagtgtcatcagcaaaaatagaaacagtactgtctatgcccacctccaggtcattaataaacaagttaaaaagcaaaggcccaaggactgacccctgcggtactccactaaccacactggtccaattagaaaatgttccatttacaaccactctttgtactctatccttcagccagttctctatccaattacaaatattatgttctaggccaatattccttaatttgatcattaaccttctgtgaggtactgtatcaaacgctttagcaaagtccaagtagatgacatcaactgccattccagcatcaaggttcctgctcacctcctcataaaaggcgactaaattagtctggcaagatctgttacgcataaaaccatgctggcacaaactaatagtattgtcaTGGGCAACAGAAGAAGCTTGAAGAAAAACCCATCATGTGACATATATGTCAGTAATTGTTCAGACTATTCAAGTTTTGAGGTTTTCTGcctatttttaattattatttttttgtcattGCATGATAGGTAGTGCTTTTTGCCTGTGTAATATATTTGTCTGCTGTATCTTATTTGTCCAATATTTCATCTTTACTTCTTTCAAGAAATGTAAATAAGCACTTCTGAGTCAGAGGCCAGTTGTTAATGTTAGAAGTAAAAATAGTGCCTAAGATTAACAATAACACACTATAGCCAAATTTTGACTTTAAAAATAAGTTTTCTTACAGTCACCTCCTTTTTTCATAgtacatttttcctttaaatttagATTTCAAAATGTAAGCTTAAGGCTGACTTTATGGGAATGCTTGTGACAGTACTTgctttttaataaaacacaagACTATGGGAAGGTGGGAGTaaatttaatattaattaatcAATATTAAGGAATGATAAGAGTTCACAGTGTGGATAAAACAGAGGGAATATTTGTTGTGCGTGCCTTATTTCTGTCTGGTGTTATGTTATAGTTAGGAACATACCAAACCCTCCTTTTCTGAATTCGACCAATTCTTTGCCAAAAACTGAACTGGTCCTAATTGACATATTCCAAATCTACCATAATTTAAAACCATGCATCAATTTTGAACAAGTCACATGACTTGTCACATACAGACACAGTTCAGTGAAACACTACGATTCATCTAAATCCAAATCAAGCAAAAAGGGGTACGGTTTAGGCAAAACATGAACTAAATCCTTGATACAGTGAAGTTAAATTATGTCTTCAGAGCATATTGGGACTAAATGTGGTAGTGTTATTTTGTGTAAGGAGCTCAGACACCAGAATCCTGTTACCACTTCTGTATCATCCAACCTAATAATCTGCTGGACAGGAATGGGATCAATTATCCCATATCCCATTATccttctcctatagactccattttaatcaaataattcatatttttgtactttatcctaactaaaatataattaatccttattgaaggttaAGCCtactgggcttatttaatgtttaaatgattttttctttagcagacttaatgtatggtgatccaaattaaataaagactccttattcagaaaactctgggtcccaggcattctggatagcagatcccatacctgtgtattgaTAAATACCTGCATATTAGAAAAGGATTGCAtctaattttagattttttttttttttcctggttgtGTCTTTAGCATTCGGCGTGGCTGCAAGCAAAACAGGAAATGGGGTGAGTAATGTAGCTGAAGTTCATTGTATCTTTAGCGGTTATAAGTGAAACTTCTTTGCCAAGAGatctctttttattatttttcaactCATAAAATCTTACAAATTAAAAGTGGTATTCATTAGACTAATTAACTAATAAACATTTAATCATTATCAAGACTGTATATGCTATTTCTTTGGGCACTGACTAAGGCCTGTGTCTCAGGCTTAACaagaaaagcaaatggcactcaggactacaaacaagggtaaaacccttttaaaagttttattgcggaggtgcaacgtttcggggcaatgtgacccctttatcaatgcttgataaaggggtcacattgccctgaaacgttgcacctccgcaataaaacttttaaaagggttttacccttgtttgtagtcctgagtgccatttgctttttttgttgctacagtgtatttggagggtaccgatccctctagcagtgtgcaccggacaaaaaattttttggagtgttagggtgtgcggataaggtctctgtggccTCAGGCTTAACAAGAGTCATTGGCAATAAAAGTGTCTctccaaaaaagtcacagaaccaTCTTGTGCTCTGAAGTGGAATCATTTCAGATTTTAACCTAGATTTACCTGTCAGATAAgataatataatatcatataacaTTATATTGGAGCACTGCTTTTACACTAGTTCCCAACTGTATTTTAACATCTTCTCCATTCAGATTGTAAGCGCTAATGAGCAGGACTGACTTGACCTCCTATATTGGCCAGTATACTAATGTTTGGGATATACTCCCTTCTGttgtacagctctgtggaatatgttggtgctttacaaataTGTGACAATAATAAGTAACACTTGTTTTGTGACAGGGCAATTGAAGGTGTGGTAGATTCTCATTGCTACTGCTTTCTCAATAAACAGCTAACTCCCTTTGGAATTAATAACCTCATAAATTATTGAGTTGGCTTAGTCTTATAGGCGGAAGGCAAAAGTGCTCACAAATGGTTGTTTGGTCATTGGGGACAATTAGTCATAATTTGTATGACTACCCTTGGTGTTTACTTATTACTAAAAAATAGACTAGTTTGATAATAACCTAGAAACCTAGACTAATTACTTTTAGCAAAACAGACACATTACAGGAGAAATCTTCTTTTAATTCTTTCAAATGAGAATAAACCCATTTATACCTTTGCGGTCAATAAACCAACTGGCTACATTTACAAGGTGTTATAAAACACAAAACTGATTTATGATATTTCTAACGTCATCAATTCGGCGCATCAGTTCAGAATAGCTGAGCTTGTTATTTGCTGTGGAAACTGAAAACACATTGCTGCAATTTCAGCTCTTTATGCTCGTCACCTCACTTAACCAAAGAATAGTTTCACTTAAAAGGCCATGtggataattatatatatatatatatatatatatatatatatatatatatatatattctgtcaaATGTACACACTTCTACCAGTACTGAGCAAGTATATGACTGATAAGCCCATTTTGTG from the Xenopus tropicalis strain Nigerian chromosome 5, UCB_Xtro_10.0, whole genome shotgun sequence genome contains:
- the pus10 gene encoding putative tRNA pseudouridine synthase Pus10 (The RefSeq protein has 1 substitution compared to this genomic sequence): MLLIEEKYRSVAQLLLSSGTCSRCVLRFCRVGSPAPYRLPYKEVTNELQKYLSQGDPAGENDAPPSKKVKLEDTTSNEHVGNSEDVNGSQVVGICTLCLGILQQFCEPEFIKKVFVKINSAGYELKDFVFSVSLPAQLSVREVKFYLIFISCIAVTRLNFLTTWF